CATATATGACatgaaaatttaaatttaatttgttttatgtaactGATGCTGTACTTTGGCACATTTTAGTTGACAGTTAATACTGCAACAATGccatattatatattaataaataacagCATCCACACCCACACTGAATGTCCTGAATTCCCACCTGTGGATGGTGACATCTTTCCTTTGTCCAACTCTGTAGATTCGGTCACAGGCTTGATCTTCCAAGGCTGGATTCCTGTCAAAGTATTCAGGGTTcagaggttaaaaaaatcatttgttatattgttatactgaacaaataaaagatcTCCTCACTTCATTACTAGCGTTAGGCTTTCCATTGAGATGTTTGTGATCCGTTTGTGACCTAGTCACTGCAAATCAGCAACAAGCAGTAGTATTCTTTTTGATATACTGATGTGTGTGCGGGGGGTTAAAACTGCACTGCACTACGTCGTAAAAAGGTTACAATatcttaaaatgttaattattgaCACAAGAAGAAACAATAATTCAGACAAAAGGCATATTGTATATACAGAAGCTACATCAACCAAGGGGAAAGCAAATGTGTCAGCATCTCTCACCAATGCATATCAATGAGGAAGAGGTGATTCCCACCGATGAGGTTGAGTCCAACTCCTCCAGCACAAAGAGAAACCAACATCACCTTTGAAAGAGAGTCAGAAATATACATCAATGTATATTTACTCACAGTAATTTTGACTTTACATTGGTCAAGGTGTAGTACAAAGTAACAATGTTGAGTGTGAGCAATAAGATAAATTAACCCTTGGGGGTCCCTTCATCTTTTAAAGATTGCCATAGAAATATGTAACAATatatttcttccattttttaaatgaatgccATTATGAATGTCAGTCCTCACCATACATAacaaatatttagttttatataattattattttcagaattttttacTCAGTAAACGCAGTTTTAGCAATTAAagtctgttgtgtttatttgttttttttgtttgttttttttaaaaacaccaaaaGTTGGGGGCTATTATCTGAGCGTGGAAGTGTCACAAATTAACAGCAACATTGAATTCTgatcaatttttattttttgtgcaaAGTCGTTTATAAATAAATTGCTCCACTTGGGTCCCTTGGACACATAAAAATGCTCTTTTATAGATTGCCATTGAAATACTATgcatcaatatattttttaaaattgtttttatgaATTCCATTATTAACTTCAGTACTCACCCTACATAACAAATATTCATAAATTTTCTGAATTTTTAACCCCTTAAATGCCAGTTTCTGTGATAATACCTACATTTTTATagagaaaaagcacacaaaatcagaaatattttctATATACTGAAAGCAAAGTTGATTTTTAATGgactaatactaatactaatactaatacttgCTTTGTTctagaaaaaggaaaaatacaagTTTACTTGGCCTGTATATgagaatgtaaaaaataatgtataaataatgtataaaaatgtataaaaaaagatgatattGCCTGTCACTAGTAGATTTACagtacataaaaaaatatcttcacctagtggaaaacaataaaatattaaattttgAAGGGATGTTAACACCagggaatggaaaaaaaaaaaaaaaaaaaaaaagagatcaaAATGCAATGGTAGTGtatttaaaaaagcattttgaATGGGAATCAATGGCACAAAAAATGCTGAGGACACAGATTTCTCTATTTAGTTTAAAAGGCATATGAAAaactagaagaaaaaaaaatcattcaaaaattcaaattcaCCCCAAAATACACAACATGGCCAAATTTTATGCCATTTGCATCAAGACAGCCAAAGTTattaaagttatttaaaaaaaaagggaggattTATCAAGTGACTTAATCCTACTTACAGCCAAATGTAATAGCAACTTTTAAGAGCAACTCTCAAATCTGGGCACTGGCTGAAAATAGATTATAAGCAGACAGCACTATTCACCTCCctggaaaatatttaaaatgtatatctTTTTTGACAACCCAATGTGCTTAAAGACCATATTATTTTGAGTCaaattcacatacagtatgcgTTTGCCttaatcatgaaaaaaaaaaaagagagaaaaagaaaaatcaacatTTGGTGTGTTTTTCAACTGATTCTTCAGTGTTTAGGAACATTTCTGttgtaaacaaacctttaacagcatgtcagtcagtttgtgGTAGTACCTTCcaatcatgttttattttggttcttGAGTTGTGGGGTGAGATTTACCTGTGGTCCCTTAGGGTTATTGTTGAACTCTTCCACCAGGTCCATACGGTGTTTGGGGTTGACAGTCCCATCGATAACGCCATATCTCAAGCCCATCTGCCGCAGATGAACGGCCACAATGCGCAGCATACTGGTCCACTGGGACACGATCACACTACACAttaacagagaggagaaaacatgtGGATTACACATAAATGGCAGGATTAAATGATTCTCTTGAGTCACTTGCTATGACTACTTACAGGATATCTGAAAAGATGTTAATGGTTTACAGATCAATGATTATACAGtgctttaaaaagtaatttatatATACAATTATCACAAATGTTAATATGTATGAAGGAACAGTTTTGTCTGCCGAATGAATGTGCTGAATTGTTGCTGAAAAAAATCCAGTAGAAGACTTGTTTTACCTTTTCTGATCATCACTCTTCTGTCTGATTGCCTTCAGCTCAGACACAATAGCAACAATCTGGAAAATTAAGGCTGAAGAATTAGTTCATCTATAGTTACAATGTGATAAAACACCAGCAGTCATACAGGAAAACAAGTTCACATGTAGCCATTGTCACAAGTTCTGCACTGCTCAGACTACTAAATTCAAGGTCCAGGTACAGCTTGTTTGCAACACAGCAAATAGAACACATGTTGTTTAAATAAGCACTGCGAGGACGTGTGCTTCAATATTCTGATTCAGATTATCCAATATATGCCTTTTCATAGATTTGTCTATATAAACTGTTGTGACCATACACTgtattggattttattttcttttggaGAAGAAGAGATGAGCAGCAGTCTTCTTTTATGCCACAATCTCTGACGCACGTTCATCAGATAGCTGAACCTGTGTCTTTAAGACTCACATGTACTCATGTGCTCACCAACACTCTCTATTGTCTCTCTTCATACTAATGTTTTCTAGTCCTTTCAAAACTGTGTAGTGGGCAGAGAGAGGCTCCTAGAAGCATCCAATGCCTTCAAATAATCAGCAACCTTTATATACTATGTACAGGCATTTTGATCTTGGTGGGCTCTAGTAAGGACATATTCTGGACAATGAGGGGTAATCTTATTACAGCCTCCAGAAGGATCACACTCAGTGTGATGATAATGGTGTAAGGGTGCTGGCTATAGCAGGTTGCCCACCTTGGTGCTGTCACTGGTGTCCTCAAACAGCTGTGAGGGGAAGCGGGTACCATTAAGGGCCACAGTGTCTTTAGGGTCAGGGCCTGATGATGCGGGACTGGAGGAAAGTGACAGAGCATTGAGCTGCTCTTCCAGAGACAAGACGATTCCATcaccctgcagctctgtggagtCTAGAGTCTGAGCAGAGAgtggaagacagaaagagaggaaatcaaTGCTTGTGTAAACTATACAGTTAGTctttttgtatgtgtatgtttatacaTGTCTTTTTGATTGAGGACAAAACTGACAAGCCCTCTCAGAGCAGCATGGTGTTTGTATTAGGGATGCGCATgaataatcaattagttgattaattgacaTGGTAAACATAGTcaacatctatttttaaaaattgacaaaTTTTTAAATCGtgtggaggtgggaggaaagACGTGGAACTAATGTTTATATTTCCGTTTCTGCCGAATGCTTCTTCTCTGCTTCATCTTGCTCTGTATGGTGCATTATGGCGACGAGGGGTGGGGTgtattgttttagtagtttcatgttcaaaatcagtttaataaGTTGCAATGCAATTCATTTTTTTGGTCACTATCACCTGCCATTACATCAAGGGTGACTGGAACATTTCAGGTTCTGTACTTTACACTCACAGCATAcatgagacacactgctgaaaaCTAGTCTGAGCTCAGTTGCTGATGAGTggggcttgggaggtaaagttcatgcatctgtacactacagcGCAAAAAATATGACTCGACATGACAGCATATTATCATTTTCGGTTTGGGTGGAGGGTACATTAATGCTGATGTCACAACTAATTGACTTAAATTGGTTTGATTAATCGActtaaaaaagtaatttaaatgcCCATTCCTAGTTTGTATGTTTACCTTCTTAAGGAGGGACAGGTGACAGCAGCACTGTCGGAGGCGCAGCAACAGGGACAGGATGTGGACAGTGCTGGTTGCCTGTTGTGGCTGCTGGGAGCCTGACATAGCAGGGTTAGACTGCGACATACCAAACTCTTGAGCCACTGGAGAGGGAAGACACACATACTTTTGATACATCGCCATTAGCAACACTAATTACTAACCAAGTTTGACTTAAAAGGCAATATAATCAGGCTTAAAAACTCTTGTATACCAGGAAACATCATTTCATGTGCATATTTGTGACATCAATATATAACTTAGGCATACAATATATCCTatgtcactcacacactgcaAATTGTCAACAGGAGTCAAAGAAACAGTAAAGTGAGAGATGTTATTAGCGTCAGCTCAAATTATTCTTTGTGTGATAATTTCTCAACAAAGTACAGTTTACGTGTTAATCTCTTTAATCTAATAAtttctttctgtgctgaaaCTGTCCCATCAGATACCCAGGACTGAGGCACAAATATAAATCACACCTCTGCTTGTTGAGGACTATAAAACAACCAGCTGATATCTCACCTTTGTCAAAGGGATTGGAACTGGATGTGTTCCCCTTGTTCCCATCATTTCCTTCATGTCTCTTCAGGTAGTTCTGCAGAGTGGATCTGGAGGAAAAGGGAAAATCAATATTCTAGTGCCACCAtacatatattatatacatatacatacatatattttttgattGATCCACTGCATCCAGGGAGACTTAATGTCATTCCACCTCTTTTTGTGCAGTTACACACATTTAGATCTTGGAGATATTGTTAGCATTCTTGCTTTACATCAGAGAGTAGTCTAAAGTGTTAATTATGTCCAGATTTAGCCAGCTGGCCTGGAGAAGCCACGGTCACTTCTCCAACCTTGAAGTCACAATGATTAGTCCTTAGATCATTCCTAGCCACTTTTCACAAGGCAAGGACAGGGAAGATGTTTTCTCATACattttgtgtaaaattaaaaattgtgCCAAGCTGTTGTGATACCTGGATTGGGCAAAGACCACATCATACACAGCCCGCTCATCCGCAGACAGTCTGAGTCGATGCACCTCGCAGGTCCGATCAGGAAGAGACACctgaaacatttaacatttcactTCAGACTGGATCAAGAGTGAACGGAGTATCTGCAGGCCATGGGAAATATTCTGACATCAAGACAAAATCAAAGACAGACATTATGGCCTTTGGAATGAACATACTCGATGTGATATTCTCATTAACAgtccaatgtgtgtgtgtgtgtgtgtgtgtgtgtctataccAGTGGTTTTCCTGTGGAGTCCATTTGGTCTTTTGTTCGTCGGAGAAGCAGACTCCTCGTCAGGAtgttcagcctctctctgcctctcttagAGCCGTTGTCTACCTGAGCTTTCCAGAGTTTGTACTCATCAAACGGAGAACAACGCAGAAacctgagagacagaatgagTACAGTCTCATTACAATGAAGATGCAATGAAAATGCAATTGTTGTTTCAAAAACCATTTCAGTGCATTATAAGTGGAAACCATTATTTCACTCATCACTGTTTCTGGGTAATGCAAGAAAAATTACTCAGAATAATCCAAAGGGTGTTCATTGTGCTGgttaataaatacatatttctAAAGTTGAGGCTTTTCTTTCTCCAACTGGTAATTTTGTTCTTCAGTGGAATTAGGAAAGTTGAACTGAGAAACtgaaccaagaaaaaaaaaaaacaagattgtGGTTCAAAGTGAATTTAAGCCTTGCAAAGTCCCTTGCAAATGaattaattacattaacatttcttatttgcttcattttgtgaCACTTAACCTGCTTGCATGGTTCCTTTTattcaattatattttatgaatacatttttgctattttatTATGATGTATTTCATCGTCATAAAAAACTTCTGTCAAATCTTTCTTCAACATACTTCAAAGGTAAATAAAAATTATGGTTTGTGAAACAAAATACTAAACACACAAGACTCACATGAAATAAAGTGCCTCCACAAGTGCAGCAGGCagacaaaacagaggaagactttatttaaaacttGTATTCACTGTGGATTTGTCTTACTTGAGCAGTGAGTACATGTCCAGCAGGTTGTTCTGGATGGGCGTACCAGTGACCGCCCAGCGAGCGCGAGCCCTCAGGTGACAGACCGCCATGGAGGTCTGTACTTTTGGGTTTTTGATGTTGTGGCCTTCATCAAGAACAATGCGGGCCCAGGCCACCCTCATTAGAGGAGCTGAGTGCAAAGGCtgagaggaaaaatgacaaaagatgAAGTTTACCgatgaagatgaagatttttgtccccatcaatcatttacacacagaaacaaggcccaggttcaaaatGGTGGAGTTATCACTTACATTATTCCTTAAGCTACAGCATTGACACTGATAACTGCTGTAGTGAGAACTGTTGCTGTGTATCGAAAATATATATTACTCACCACATCACTAGAATCCTTAGTGGGTTTGTCAGCCTCCTCCTTCTGGACTGGAATCTCCTTTGAGACCAAACTGTATGTGGTGACCAccacatcataatctgccagcctgagtgacagacagacagcattTAACTCAGTTTGAAAatagatgatgaaaatgatgtggTTTTTGGTCTCCTTGCAGTTAtatattaattttaattcacaaagaaaacagagtgtGACTTCaccaaaagagaaaacaacagcagcgtgtgtgtgtgtgtgtacagtttcCTCACACTTTGGCACTTTTCTCTCGGTTGGGGCCGTGGTACAGGTACACAGTCAGCTTGCCTGTCTTGACATGCCTCTCAATCTCCTTCTTCCAATGGTGAATCAGGGAGGCAGGACAGATGATCAGAGTGCCTTTAGAAACCACAAGGCTGGAGTCTGGAtgatgaacaaaaaacaaagaaaaaaaaatggtattatttaatttgaataataattGCATGGACAGTACTGAGGTTACCTTGCTGCATTCAATCATACCAACTATAAGAGTGTTTAAAAGGTTCTAGTCACCAGTTTTAGAGAtccatttctcctctttcttctcatcctttttctcatcttcctcttttgCCTTGGTCTTCTTGGTCAGTATGAGAGAAATCATGGTCAGGGTTTTCCCCAGACCCATGTCATCCGCTGAATCCAAAAAAGTAAGAGCAAGAGgaacaaaaggaagaaagataaagaaataacaattattaattaagttTCACATCAGCAACGTCTCTTTTCAGAAACAGTTTTCTGGTTACTCTGGAtgagaaaagaagcaaaaaacaCCAATTTGAAATATTATTCCATCTCTATCCTGCAGCTTCTCATCATGATCTCTTATCAGTCCTCATTGTAACCTCCTcaataaaaatcacattaaatgtTGAACATACCTAGAATTCCTCCACAGGGATTCTGGGCTTCTCTCCAGAGCAGCCAGGCCAGAGCTCTCCTTTGATGGGGCAGGAGCGACACCTGACCAACCAATCACAAAACggtatacatatatatatactgtatatatgagtGACACAATGGACCATTCAAAAAGGGCATAGATAATAGATGCTCTGTTTCCATAGCCAATTGTCAAGATAATTTTAAGCAAAAATCCCTGagaatttattttcaaaattgcAAATACActatggccaaaagtatgttGACACCCAAAGATTAGAAGTGTATATGACTGTTGAACATGTTATTCCAAAGCATTATAGCAACAGACACAGTAGACACAAGTCTGCGGACAGGACTGATGCATCATTGTGTGACATTTGTTCAAAATATAATTAGTGGAGTTAGATATCCTATGCAAAGAACTGATGAAAGACCACGCTAGAGACTAAAGCAAAATGATACCTTGATGCCCTTGGGGTCTGGGGCTTCGGCCTCAGCATCAGGGCAGGATTCCAGGGATTTGTGGAGATGGTCTATAGCCTCGCAGGTGGCATTCTTCACTGCCAAGCAGACGGTCCTCAGTCATCCTGCCACCGTAAAAGCCCTGAACCTGTGGGTTTGCTGAAAACGTGACTGAGGATTAGGGTTTTTGTACAAATTATGAataaaaggggggaaagagaaaataaatgtagagaaaaaaaatggcaaaattccttttaaaaatctttaagaattacagaaatgtctttaaaaaccaaacagtaTCATGGAACTAACAGTGTTCAGCCTACCTCCATACATCTGGGTGTGCCCCTGGCTCAGCTGGAGCCCCAGGGAGCTGCAGGAGGCCTGGCACTGAGCGGGGCCTGGGGCCGGAGGGGCAGGGATCAGGATGGTGCCAACCTGTCTGCTGAATGGGTTGACCTGACTGCTACCTAGACCAGCATCACTGCTGTTATTTCCCTCTTGGGACTCTGGGAGAACAATTTGCACATTACAGTTCCcatggtcagacacacacaatgtaaCCATAATAATGTATTGTAACTGTGAAGTGAattcatgttgtttatgtttctttttgttcttagaattatttttattaatcttttttatctctgtgcttttatcCATTATTTTCAAATGAGGCTCCTTTATCACCCTGTATTGTTGCGTGTCACGGTATGTAAAATACAGCAAATTCATATGTCATTGTTAGTTAATCAAGTAAATTGAATGATTCCTAattcatatatgtatatattttctgttttaagaAGGCCATGAATTACATGACAAATGACACACAATCCTGTTCCTTCTGCctgtacatttaaaaactgGGTTTGATGCCTGTGAAAGCTCTAACTAATGACTTTTACAATTACCTGATTAATTAGGAGCTGAAGTGAGTGGCCGAGTGGAATGATTTTTGATTAAAGCAAAGCTTTAAGTGTGGAATGGAGGCGAATCTTTAAAAAACCTATTACGTATGTTTATAGTATTGCAACTGTAAAGTTGGTAAGTTACCTGGTTGAGAA
This genomic window from Lates calcarifer isolate ASB-BC8 linkage group LG1, TLL_Latcal_v3, whole genome shotgun sequence contains:
- the ttf2 gene encoding LOW QUALITY PROTEIN: transcription termination factor 2 (The sequence of the model RefSeq protein was modified relative to this genomic sequence to represent the inferred CDS: deleted 1 base in 1 codon), encoding MEKIFCDVHGSVCMLKTGVKDGPSKGKSFYVCVDKQGCGFSQPASISPSHCLHHEDSMVELQALTYSHQQQGYRLFYRCIEGKKGGQRWCGYVPWSAPDKEKRNPLLDSQLQPSCLPPVRNPFKAPGKLDKDSECRRMQCGGGNEKGREEKDNEASHKAEVKETYQKENMESLGAGVEEKEEERLNSSDTYKGKQLPPGMKLKKRVSDEERNGHKDNIVEKMTDKMLDETEANHTKQGETKTDISTSSVIAVHPEKTKQTSQNPHKESSQKPTTGETCLVKQANPTVKESASKCAPSNSSTQAPRDSVNTRSPTSNKPRHSESIQTKNQHDEDDVVLVSVKPATQKAPVSAVQKTLTTFPGFQPASKVKGQQEDPRGLHSLLTAQLQQKKATLSVVNVTALPDKGERLKTQVKELEEALESLSLTVASQPESQEGNNSSDAGLGSSQVNPFSRQVGTILIPAPPAPGPAQCQASCSSLGLQLSQGHTQMYGANPQVQGFYGGRMTEDRLLAVKNATCEAIDHLHKSLESCPDAEAEAPDPKGIKVSLLPHQRRALAWLLWREAQNPCGGILADDMGLGKTLTMISLILTKKTKAKEEDEKKDEKKEEKWISKTDSSLVVSKGTLIICPASLIHHWKKEIERHVKTGKLTVYLYHGPNREKSAKVLADYDVVVTTYSLVSKEIPVQKEEADKPTKDSSDVPLHSAPLMRVAWARIVLDEGHNIKNPKVQTSMAVCHLRARARWAVTGTPIQNNLLDMYSLLKFLRCSPFDEYKLWKAQVDNGSKRGRERLNILTRSLLLRRTKDQMDSTGKPLVSLPDRTCEVHRLRLSADERAVYDVVFAQSRSTLQNYLKRHEGNDGNKGNTSSSNPFDKVAQEFGMSQSNPAMSGSQQPQQATSTVHILSLLLRLRQCCCHLSLLKKTLDSTELQGDGIVLSLEEQLNALSLSSSPASSGPDPKDTVALNGTRFPSQLFEDTSDSTKIVAIVSELKAIRQKSDDQKSVIVSQWTSMLRIVAVHLRQMGLRYGVIDGTVNPKHRMDLVEEFNNNPKGPQVMLVSLCAGGVGLNLIGGNHLFLIDMHWNPALEDQACDRIYRVGQRKDVTIHRFVCEDTVEEKISTLQVKKKELAQNVLSGTGSTLTKLSLADLKIIFGV